One segment of Bradysia coprophila strain Holo2 unplaced genomic scaffold, BU_Bcop_v1 contig_561, whole genome shotgun sequence DNA contains the following:
- the LOC119083130 gene encoding uncharacterized protein LOC119083130, producing MNRKNGQNTVAGASTAHYSTQSAYESRNSHSGFHSFLKWFKKDEHGRSIRNVSNSKSTKDQHTNHFSSTDEIRDLPTSHPKNGLSASSSCDSIISTATTGFAFIPPNQYRPNGNACQPEILIEAGPATDTYRQRLRAHQNAIENDKKLELTLRKKYNIFDSDTITSVDSIFNRLNGNKRPHYNDLSLPQPSTSSQIITNSLLSDDDTIGRVRKPHRRTASDSSKDKKAGAYLHVKGKRKAPDPPKDNRPDSVNNRLSTSTNSGTLSPHSTLGRKKRKAPPPPPKNTQQLGQSISEDFPTVLHNGLMDDEEIKAIIQGTSTGFSAMDKSKESSSAAAIPCPENAASSSVRCTDTLKLEKGILRSTRETTICDGKMKPDDRHSSISPSSISPRPWYKRSPASNKDYAIPFKKEIVLRTMEKRKIKKSAKELESPQLPEFGFSRNSSLFEGFFSRAQHDRSDRTDDQEKRRSGIGMPNISELDREAAEIVLKEQEHQRAKRLEEHEKYFNKIGESNKDAGDNGIKFTLNNAFIQKSDRQCVDLNGNESRGSKIHFINRLEKPSSSIAAETESIFSNSVNKLSTKTVNDSNEKSSTTVQLKQSENNPTTNVVKKNDSTTVNGKRVWICAYCTLENANSRVICEVCERIRPPDKQVAGIPVIDSSKMLHSSNLLPAATKEKVIDKNPDWDNKADKVMKYFRPRLSYNSLSKSSSETSVSKSTAKKPTSKVPLSPKMLSRQKKIGSRISDMNTDIVRPPSTTKSTERLTSPVSQLIDSSAVVTTVTPVFYAPSASAKIDGNDDASKNQISRNLEEVRLARLAKFSQDIRPQSQGETGKSCEKLEKEPIRDSTSLEREKQRLREMIRAMNARALAEKYPVIQKSVSLDGDSSTKAKTDTDLNIGREESRLKPGTGVIKKVLNRKHYAEDKEIADNSNFASSSKMDKEKLFLKLSPEQPLNLNKPHRPDVLLIPTPIQELNEDEKSPTPSKLIKQSRIYAEPEPEATGGIDNSNCAAGDKPDLVKISQELNSSKGLENFKATLRNSSKQFTNTNTLALNKILKNLEVAILEGKHELAASLAMDLAKMKVSLTVTKQQQNQHRLSELVEPPKVQNVVVDMFVEDKTSRKGPIHISIFPTISVLDLKRKILRDFQIPTDRQQWILNDKLATDDKQCLTEFGMDDKSVIYLYIQDLKRTNDLSDEKLSNVIADPTNRSDQAANSSQLPLNIDQEQDNEEVGAKALPLPADEIPGNRTLKVGWVCPLCTLINSPSRPGCVACSETRPSNYVIPDEYKRSAEYEMPEELKRFLNDDFDKDEKLEVTTRLHPEMSNDLNKAKVVNRKSAEILNISITEQETVASNKSSFAYKSSNPVLQTTSIVMTAITSSPNITKNRYRGVDNYNPHVMKKAEIIPTTNFGVIPKPVTISKLQEPLSGRTSLLPVSQPVLKKPNSLDAGAAKITSKHYNELLSLDTTDVVPNSEPFECPICFMKFGAKEGVVLRDCLHVFCRECIINTIKYNDEAEVKCPYLDEVYSCDSIIQEREIKSLVSKDIFEQHLAISLRVAENRTENAYHCKTPNCKGWCIFEDNVNEFKCPICKILNCLTCNVIHDGLNCKQYQDQMNSNCDSNAEARRTKDMLAEMIEKGDAMNCPICQVILMKKWGCDWLKCSMCKTEICWVTRGIRWGPEGKGDTSAGCKCGVNGVKCHPKCNYCH from the exons ATGAACCGCAAAAATGGACAAAATACTGTAGCGGGTGCAAGCACTGCGCATTATTCAACACAA TCTGCATACGAGTCTCGAAACAGTCATTCTGGATTTCATTCTTTCCTAAAATGGTTCAAAAAGGACGAACACGGTCGTTCCATtcgaaatgtttcaaattcaaaatcgaCTAAAGACCAGCACACAAATCACTTCAGTAGCACTGACGAAATCAGAGATCTACCGACTAGTCATCCCAAAAACGGTTTATCAGCATCATCAAGCTGTGATAGTATTATAAGTACGGCAACAACTGGTTTTGCATTTATACCTCCGAATCAGTACCGACCGAATGGCAACGCCTGTCAG CCTGAAATTCTAATTGAAGCGGGCCCAGCGACCGACACATACCGACAGAGATTACGTGCTCATCAAAATGCAATAGAGAATGACAAGAAGCTTGAGCTGACACTGCGAAAGAAGTACAACATCTTCGATTCGGATACAATTACGTCGGTCGACTCTATTTTCAATCGATTGAACGGTAACAAAAGACCGCATTACAACGACCTAAGCTTACCACAACCGTCGACTAGCAGTCAGATAATAACCAATTCGTTACTGTCGGATGACGATACGATAGGACGAGTACGAAAGCCACATCGAAGAACTGCCAGTGATAGTTCGAAGGATAAGAAAGCTGGTGCATATTTACATGTGAAAGGAAAACGTAAAGCACCTGATCCGCCCAAAGACAATAGACCAGACAGTGTCAACAATAGACTAAGTACTTCAACGAATTCGGGAACATTATCACCTCACTCAACTCTAGGACGTAAAAAGCGGAAAGCACCTCCACCGCCTCCGAAAAATACTCAACAACTAGGGCAATCCATAAGTGAAGACTTTCCAACGGTGCTCCATAATGGCCTAATGGATGACGAAGAGATTAAGGCGATAATTCAAGGAACGTCAACCGGATTCTCTGCAATGGACAAATCTAAGGAATCATCGAGTGCTGCAGCAATTCCATGTCCAGAAAATGCTGCGTCTTCGTCAGTTCGATGTACTGATACGTTGAAATTAGAGAAAGGAATCTTAAGATCGACACGTGAAACCACAATTTGTGACGGTAAAATGAAACCCGATGACCGACATTCATCCATTTCACCATCGTCAATATCGCCGCGACCTTGGTACAAACGATCCCCGGCTAGTAACAAGGACTATGCCATTCCATTTAAGAAGGAAATTGTTCTGCGAACGATGGAAAAgcgaaaaattaagaaaagcGCAAAAGAGTTGGAAAGTCCACAGTTGCCGGAATTCGGATTCTCGCGAAATTCGTCTCTGTTCGAGGGGTTCTTTTCGCGAGCACAACACGATCGTTCCGACCGGACAGACGATCAGGAAAAGCGTCGATCCGGTATCGGTATGCCGAACATTAGTGAATTGGATCGAGAAGCAGCGGAAATTGTTCTTAAGGAACAGGAACATCAACGAGCCAAGCGGCTCGAAgagcatgaaaaatatttcaacaaaattggtGAAAGTAATAAGGATGCCGGCGACAATGGCATCAAGTTTACACTGAACAACGCGTTCATTCAGAAAAGTGATCGTCAATGTGTTGatttgaatggaaatgaaTCGAGAGgaagtaaaattcattttattaatagaTTGGAGAAACCGTCATCGAGCATTGCGGCGGAGACGGAGAGTATTTTTAGCAACAGCGTCAACAAACTCTCTACGAAAACAGTGAATGATTCGAATGAAAAATCGTCAACAACTGTGCAACTCAAACAAAGTGAAAATAATCCAACGACGAATGTCGTGAAGAAGAATGATTCAACAACGGTCAATGGTAAACGTGTGTGGATCTGTGCCTATTGTACATTAGAAAATGCGAATTCGAGGGTGATCTGCGAAGTATGTGAACGCATCAGGCCTCCGGATAAACAGGTTGCCGGCATACCAGTCATCGATTCGTCAAAGATGTTACATAGTTCTAATCTACTACCGGCGGCGACCAAAGAAAAAGTGATTGACAAGAATCCTGATTGGGATAACAAGGCGGACAAAGTAATGAAATATTTCCGGCCCAGACTTTCTTACAATTCGTTGTCGAAATCATCGTCCGAGACATCGGTCAGTAAATCAACTGCGAAAAAGCCGACCAGCAAAGTGCCACTTTCTCCGAAAATGTTGTCAAGGCAAAAGAAAATTGGCAGCCGAATTTCGGATATGAACACGGACATAGTTCGACCGCCATCGACAACTAAGAGTACTGAAAGGCTCACCTCACCAGTTTCGCAACTTATCGATAGTTCAGCGGTTGTTACAACTGTAACGCCAGTATTTTATGCACCATCTGCGTCAGCTAAGATTGATGGCAATGACGATGcatcgaaaaatcaaataagCCGGAACCTTGAGGAAGTTCGGTTAGCCCGGCTTGCCAAGTTCTCACAAGACATTCGGCCGCAATCGCAAGGAGAAACTGGTAAATCTtgtgaaaagttagaaaaagaGCCAATCCGCGATTCCACGTCGTTGGAACGAGAGAAACAGCGTTTAAGAGAAATGATTCGGGCAATGAATGCTCGGGCGCTGGCCGAAAAGTATCCGGTCATACAGAAGAGTGTTTCGTTGGACGGTGACAGTTCAACGAAAGCGAAAACCGACACTGATCTCAACATAGGCAGAGAGGAATCGCGACTGAAGCCTGGCACCGGAGTTATAAAGAAGGTGCTGAATCGCAAACACTACGCAGAAGACAAGGAAATAGCcgacaattcaaattttgctaGCAGCTCAAAAATGGACAAAGAGAAACTATTTTTGAAACTATCGCCGGAACAGCCACTGAATTTAAACAAGCCACACAGACCGGATGTTCTACTGATACCCACACCAATCCAGGAACTGAACGAAGACGAAAAGAGCCCGACCCCGTCCAAATTGATAAAACAATCTCGAATTTACGCTGAACCGGAGCCGGAAGCAACAGGCGGTATAGATAACAGCAACTGTGCTGCAGGCGATAAGCCGGATTTGGTTAAAATTTCGCAGGAGTTAAACAGTTCGAAAGGATTGGAAAACTTCAAAGCAACGCTGAGGAATTCGTCCAAGCAATTTACCAACACCAATACTCTGGCgctgaacaaaattttgaaaaacttagAGGTGGCAATTCTCGAGGGCAAACACGAACTGGCGGCTAGTCTAGCGATGGATTTGGCTAAAATGAAAGTTTCTTTGACGGTGACAAAGCAACAACAGAACCAACACAGGCTGAGTGAACTTGTTGAACCTCCGAAAGTTCAAAATGTGGT agtCGACATGTTCGTCGAGGATAAAACAAGCCGAAAGGGCCCGAttcatatttccatttttccgaCCATTTCCGTCCTGGACTTGAAACGGAAAATCTTAAGAGATTTCCAAATTCCAACCGATCGACAACAATGGATTCTGAATGATAAATTGGCCACGGACGACAAGCAATGCCTGACCGAATTCGGTATGGATGACAAATCGGTTATTTACTTATACATCCAGGACTTAAAGAGAACGAACGATTTGTCGGACGAGAAACTTTCCAATGTAATTGCCGATCCCACGAACCGATCAGATCAGGCAGCGAACTCGTCACAGTTGCCGTTAAATATCGATCAAGAGCAAGACAACGAAGAAGTCGGAGCCAAAGCGTTACCATTACCGGCAGATGAGATTCCTGGCAATCGAACCTTGAAAGTTGGTTGGGTGTGTCCTCTATGCACATTGATTAATTCACCGAGTCGTCCTGGCTGTGTCGCTTGCTCAGAAACTCGTCCTTCCAATTATGTTATTCCTGACGAGTATAAACGTAGTGCCGAATACGAAATGCCGGAGGAATTGAAGCGTTTTTTGAACGACGATTTCGATAAAGATGAAAAATTGGAAGTGACAACGAGACTGCATCCTGAAATGAGCAACGATTTGAATAAGGCGAAAGTGGTCAATCGTAAGTCCGCAGAGATACTCAACATTTCGATAACTGAACAAGAAACCGTCGCATCAAATAAGAGTTCATTTGCGTATAAATCGTCGAATCCAGTGCTGCAAACTACATCAATTGTCATGACTGCCATAACTTCCAGTCCTAATATAACAAAGAATCGATATCGCGGTGTCGATAACTACAATcctcatgtaatgaaaaaAGCCGAAATAATTCCGACAACCAATTTCGGCGTCATCCCGAAACCAGTTACCATATCAAAGCTTCAAGAACCGCTTTCCGGTAGAACAAGTTTGTTGCCTGTTAGCCAACCTGTGTTAAAGAAACCGAACAGTTTGGATGCAGGTGCGGCCAAAATCACCTCCAAACACTACAACGAACTGTTGAGTCTTGACACCACGGATGTGGTTCCTAATTCCGAACCGTTCGAGTGTCCTATCTGCTTTATGAAATTTGGTGCCAAGGAGGGAGTGGTGTTACGAGACTGCTTGCATGTGTTCTGTCGTGAGTGTATCATCAACACCATTAAGTACAACGATGAAGCAGAGGTAAAATGCCCATACTTGGACGAGGTGTACAGTTGCGATAGTATCATCCAAGAACGAGAGATCAAGTCACTGGTTTCGAAAGATATTTTCGAGCAACACTTGGCCATTTCGCTTCGG GTAGCTGAAAATAGAACCGAAAATGCGTACCACTGCAAGACTCCGAACTGCAAGGGATGGTGCATCTTCGAGGACAATGTGAACGAGTTTAAATGTCCGatatgcaaaattttgaattgtctCACTTGTAAC GTAATTCACGATGGTTTGAATTGTAAACAGTATCAAGATCAAATGAACAGTAATTGCGACAGCAATGCGGAAGCAAGACGCACGAAAGACATGCTTGCCGAAATGATTGAAAAGGGAGATGCAATGAACTGTCCCATTTGTCAG GTGATTCTGATGAAGAAATGGGGATGTGATTGGCTGAAATGTTCGATGTGCAAAACGGAAATATGTTGGGTGACTCGTGGAATAAGATGGGGACCCGAAGGAAAAGGCGATACCAgcgcaggttgtaaatgtggcGTTAATGGAGTGAAATGCCATCCGAAATGTAATTACTGCCACTGA